A genomic window from Micromonospora sp. WMMA1947 includes:
- a CDS encoding GNAT family N-acetyltransferase has translation MTGAVRLEPVDERNLEPLLSVAAAEAEPEDVMPPVDAPAGWSLARRDAFREFHRASLGGLNGPTGTAMYAIVSGGEVVGMVRMTRRDEPGTVETGMWLGRSARGRGLGAAALRQLLHAAAAAGMHTVVADTTPDNAGAISVLRKCGAELREEDGKLHARMSLDSALPIR, from the coding sequence GTGACGGGTGCGGTACGGCTGGAGCCGGTAGACGAACGGAACCTGGAACCGTTGCTCTCCGTAGCGGCGGCTGAGGCGGAACCGGAGGACGTCATGCCTCCGGTGGACGCCCCGGCGGGCTGGTCGCTGGCCCGCCGTGACGCGTTCCGCGAGTTCCACCGCGCCAGCCTCGGCGGGCTCAACGGCCCGACCGGCACGGCCATGTACGCGATCGTCTCCGGCGGTGAGGTGGTCGGCATGGTGCGGATGACCCGCCGGGACGAGCCGGGCACCGTGGAGACCGGCATGTGGCTCGGCCGGTCCGCGCGAGGCCGGGGCCTGGGTGCCGCCGCGCTGCGGCAGTTGCTGCACGCCGCCGCCGCGGCCGGGATGCACACGGTGGTCGCGGACACCACGCCGGACAACGCGGGCGCGATCTCGGTGCTGCGCAAATGCGGCGCGGAATTACGCGAGGAAGACGGAAAACTGCACGCCCGAATGTCGCTGGATTCCGCCCTGCCGATCCGCTGA
- a CDS encoding ABC transporter permease subunit translates to MSLFVTELRRLGKRRVTRLMLVLLVLGLATVATAFSFSSEKLSPVVVAEAEAKANNDYQSAMTDWKRNVAECEAAQARGEKTEERYGPNCGKDYQPQPDMFEAKWYLPYQFDFRAEFPMFIAVFAASVALFGFIVGASFVGAEWNTGGMMNLLLWRPKRLTVLGTKLAALLTTVFGLTVVLGALWTAAFWLIAGQRGSTAKMTAGVWQSIGLDGLRALGMTLLVAAVGFALASLGRHTAMALGAAVGIFAVSEIGIRIAVAVLGVQFGDRYVLSTYAQSWFLKQAELFDYDTCQFSQGACEPATYVVTWQQSAVVFGVALVGAVVAAFGTMRRRDIA, encoded by the coding sequence ATGAGCCTGTTCGTCACCGAGCTGCGCCGGCTCGGCAAGCGCCGGGTGACCCGGCTGATGCTCGTGCTGCTGGTGCTCGGCCTGGCCACCGTCGCGACCGCGTTCAGTTTCTCCAGCGAGAAGCTCTCGCCCGTGGTGGTGGCCGAGGCCGAGGCCAAGGCGAACAACGACTACCAGTCCGCGATGACGGACTGGAAGCGTAACGTCGCGGAGTGCGAGGCGGCCCAGGCGCGCGGCGAGAAGACCGAGGAGCGGTACGGCCCGAACTGCGGCAAGGACTACCAGCCGCAGCCCGACATGTTCGAGGCGAAGTGGTACCTGCCGTACCAGTTCGACTTCCGGGCCGAGTTCCCCATGTTCATCGCCGTGTTCGCCGCCTCCGTGGCGCTGTTCGGCTTCATCGTCGGCGCCTCCTTCGTGGGCGCCGAGTGGAACACCGGCGGGATGATGAACCTGCTGCTGTGGCGACCGAAGCGGCTGACCGTGCTGGGCACGAAGCTGGCCGCCCTGCTGACCACGGTGTTCGGCCTGACCGTGGTGCTCGGCGCGCTCTGGACGGCGGCGTTCTGGCTGATCGCCGGCCAGCGGGGCAGCACCGCGAAGATGACCGCCGGGGTGTGGCAGTCGATCGGGCTGGACGGGCTGCGCGCGCTGGGCATGACGCTCCTCGTGGCGGCGGTCGGGTTCGCGCTGGCCTCGCTGGGCCGGCACACGGCGATGGCGCTCGGCGCGGCGGTGGGCATCTTCGCGGTGAGTGAGATCGGCATCCGGATCGCGGTCGCCGTGCTCGGGGTGCAGTTCGGCGACCGGTACGTGCTCTCCACGTACGCCCAGTCGTGGTTCCTGAAGCAGGCGGAACTGTTCGACTACGACACCTGTCAGTTCTCCCAGGGCGCCTGCGAGCCGGCCACGTACGTGGTCACCTGGCAGCAGTCGGCTGTGGTGTTCGGCGTGGCCCTGGTGGGCGCGGTCGTGGCCGCGTTCGGGACGATGCGGCGGCGGGACATCGCCTGA
- a CDS encoding DUF3263 domain-containing protein: MSADASQRAAVDPSGPAAGTRHAGGTVPPPRTAPPVESTAPSEPSESVRPGSPPVESTAPVEQPGAEAADTGAASTTPAGLTEREQRILAFEAQWWKHAGAKEQAIRDTFGLSATRYYQLLNALLDHPAALAAEPVLIGRLRRLRSSRARNRRR; this comes from the coding sequence ATGTCCGCCGACGCCTCGCAGCGGGCCGCCGTCGACCCGTCCGGCCCGGCAGCGGGTACGCGCCACGCGGGCGGGACGGTTCCGCCACCGCGCACCGCTCCGCCCGTCGAGTCCACCGCACCGTCGGAGCCGTCGGAGTCCGTTCGGCCCGGGTCGCCGCCTGTCGAGTCCACCGCGCCGGTCGAGCAGCCCGGTGCGGAAGCGGCGGATACGGGCGCCGCGAGCACGACGCCGGCCGGCCTCACCGAGCGGGAGCAGCGGATCCTCGCCTTCGAGGCGCAGTGGTGGAAGCACGCCGGCGCCAAGGAACAGGCCATCCGGGACACGTTCGGGCTCTCCGCGACCCGCTACTACCAGCTGCTCAATGCTCTGCTCGACCACCCGGCCGCGCTCGCCGCCGAGCCGGTGCTGATCGGCCGGCTGCGCCGGCTGCGCTCGTCGCGTGCCCGTAACCGGCGACGCTGA
- a CDS encoding DeoR/GlpR family DNA-binding transcription regulator: MDRYARWNALLEMLTDSGRVSVEEAAGRLEVSQATIRRDFDQLAQQQMITRTRGGAVANGVSYDLPLRYKTAKHSAEKQRIGAAAAALVSPGTVVGLNGGTTSTEVARALAVRPDLNTSAEGAQLTVVTNALNIANELLVRSRMKVVVAGGVVRPKSFELVGPLGGALLREVTLDVALLGVDAIDPQLGAAAHHEGEAAMNSLMVARAKRVVVIADSSKLGGHAFARICPVDRIETLVTDSGASPDVVAAFRDAGVHVVCA; the protein is encoded by the coding sequence GTCGAGGAGGCGGCCGGGCGGCTCGAGGTCTCCCAGGCCACCATCCGGCGCGACTTCGACCAGCTCGCCCAGCAGCAGATGATCACCCGTACCCGGGGTGGCGCGGTCGCCAACGGTGTCTCCTACGACCTGCCGCTGCGCTACAAGACGGCGAAGCACTCGGCCGAGAAGCAGCGGATCGGCGCCGCCGCCGCCGCGCTGGTGTCGCCGGGCACCGTGGTCGGCCTCAACGGCGGCACCACGAGCACCGAGGTGGCGCGGGCGCTCGCCGTCCGCCCGGACCTCAACACCAGCGCCGAAGGCGCCCAGCTCACCGTGGTCACCAACGCGCTGAACATCGCCAACGAGCTGCTGGTGCGCTCGCGGATGAAGGTGGTGGTGGCCGGCGGCGTGGTCCGGCCCAAGTCGTTCGAGCTGGTCGGCCCGCTCGGCGGGGCGCTGCTGCGCGAGGTCACGCTCGACGTCGCGCTGCTCGGCGTGGACGCGATCGACCCGCAGCTCGGCGCCGCCGCGCACCACGAGGGCGAGGCGGCCATGAACAGCCTCATGGTGGCCCGGGCCAAGCGGGTCGTGGTGATAGCCGATTCGTCGAAGCTCGGTGGGCACGCGTTCGCCCGGATCTGCCCGGTGGACCGGATCGAGACGCTGGTGACCGACTCCGGCGCGTCGCCGGACGTGGTGGCGGCGTTCCGTGACGCCGGAGTGCACGTCGTCTGCGCCTGA
- a CDS encoding SRPBCC family protein produces the protein MATSNLTDRVRDEIGGELRNLATALGERAVQAVTDRVTDATGRLSEYAKQGGDPGLVAAATGAQRLAGGASPVKAMFHAGVAGGKEKLMAAFGRKGGRDGGKTLKVTNIVETIEVGVPVRVAYNQWTTFGDFPSFMKKVEQADCDADEKMTWKAQVLWSHRTWESTIVRQIPDRLIHWRSKGEKGSVDGTVSFHEVAPELTRILVVLEYHPQGFFEHTGNLWRAQGRRVRLELKHFVRHVMTRTVLDPDAVEGWRGEIEDSQVVKDHETALREERGDAGAADDEYAAYDEGEDFDDDEYADEPVLTAPERARSRPVRAQRESERRRRVPERPRRPAARRRDES, from the coding sequence GTGGCGACGAGCAACCTCACCGACCGGGTACGCGACGAGATCGGCGGCGAGCTGCGCAACCTCGCCACGGCCCTCGGTGAACGCGCCGTGCAGGCGGTCACCGATCGGGTCACCGATGCCACCGGGCGGCTCAGCGAGTACGCGAAGCAGGGCGGCGACCCGGGCCTGGTCGCCGCGGCCACCGGCGCGCAGCGGCTCGCCGGTGGCGCCTCCCCGGTGAAGGCCATGTTCCATGCCGGCGTGGCCGGCGGTAAGGAGAAGCTGATGGCGGCGTTCGGTCGCAAGGGTGGCCGGGACGGCGGCAAGACGCTCAAGGTCACCAACATCGTCGAGACAATCGAGGTCGGCGTGCCGGTCCGGGTCGCCTACAACCAGTGGACGACGTTCGGTGACTTCCCGAGCTTCATGAAGAAGGTCGAGCAGGCCGACTGCGACGCCGACGAGAAGATGACCTGGAAGGCGCAGGTGCTCTGGTCGCACCGGACCTGGGAGTCGACGATCGTCCGGCAGATCCCGGACCGGCTGATCCACTGGCGGTCCAAGGGCGAGAAGGGCTCGGTCGACGGCACGGTGAGCTTCCACGAGGTCGCCCCGGAGCTGACCCGGATCCTGGTCGTGCTGGAGTACCACCCGCAGGGCTTCTTCGAGCACACCGGCAACCTGTGGCGCGCCCAGGGCCGCCGGGTCCGGCTGGAGCTGAAGCACTTCGTCCGGCACGTGATGACCCGGACCGTGCTCGACCCGGACGCGGTCGAGGGCTGGCGCGGCGAGATCGAGGACTCGCAGGTCGTCAAGGACCACGAGACCGCGCTGCGGGAGGAGCGGGGCGACGCCGGGGCGGCCGACGACGAGTACGCCGCCTACGACGAGGGCGAGGACTTCGACGACGACGAGTACGCCGACGAGCCGGTCCTCACCGCGCCGGAGCGTGCCCGCAGCAGGCCGGTACGCGCACAGCGTGAATCCGAGCGCCGCCGCCGCGTCCCGGAGCGGCCCCGCCGCCCCGCCGCCCGCCGCCGCGACGAGAGCTGA
- a CDS encoding ATP-binding cassette domain-containing protein produces the protein MSAVLEIEGLRKTYRSRKRGVRHALDGFDMRVEAGQVHGFLGPNGSGKTTTLRTLLGLIKPNGGRMAILGQELPHALPAVAGQVGAIVESPQFFPHFSARDTLGLLAQAGELPKQRVDEVLELVGLRDRAGERVKTYSLGMKQRLAVASALLKNPKLLILDEPANGLDPGGIREMRGLMRELSEAGMTVVLSSHILGEIQLICDSVTIISLGRRVAFGPVDQVLAAHSQGAVRVRLEAVDDLPQAADALSRAGVRVTAEPDHLMLSGVDKPATVSRLLAEQGLYVSELTPVAVDLESVFLELTATAPVPGQHRQVDQSAKVDQTGTAGGWGA, from the coding sequence GTGTCGGCTGTCCTGGAGATCGAAGGTCTCCGCAAGACGTACCGGAGCCGGAAGCGCGGGGTTCGCCACGCGCTCGACGGCTTCGACATGCGAGTGGAAGCCGGCCAGGTGCACGGCTTCCTCGGCCCGAACGGTTCGGGCAAGACCACCACGCTGCGTACGCTGCTCGGCCTGATCAAGCCGAACGGCGGCCGGATGGCGATCCTCGGTCAGGAGCTGCCGCACGCGCTGCCGGCCGTCGCCGGGCAGGTCGGTGCCATCGTGGAGAGTCCGCAGTTCTTCCCGCACTTCAGCGCGCGGGACACGCTGGGCCTGCTCGCCCAGGCGGGTGAGCTGCCCAAGCAGCGCGTGGACGAGGTGCTGGAGCTGGTCGGGCTGCGCGACCGGGCGGGTGAGCGGGTCAAGACCTACTCGCTCGGCATGAAGCAGCGCCTCGCGGTCGCGTCCGCGCTGCTCAAGAACCCCAAGCTGCTGATCCTCGACGAGCCGGCGAACGGCCTCGACCCGGGCGGCATCCGGGAGATGCGCGGGCTGATGCGGGAGCTGTCCGAGGCCGGGATGACTGTGGTGCTCTCCAGCCACATCCTGGGCGAGATCCAGCTCATCTGTGACTCGGTCACCATCATCTCGCTCGGCCGCCGGGTCGCGTTCGGCCCGGTCGACCAGGTGCTCGCGGCCCACTCCCAGGGCGCCGTGCGGGTACGCCTGGAGGCGGTCGACGATCTGCCCCAGGCCGCCGACGCGCTCAGCCGTGCCGGGGTCCGCGTGACCGCCGAGCCGGACCACCTGATGCTGTCCGGCGTGGACAAGCCGGCCACCGTCAGCCGGCTGCTCGCCGAGCAGGGCCTGTACGTCAGCGAGCTCACCCCGGTCGCCGTCGACCTGGAGAGCGTCTTCCTCGAACTGACCGCCACCGCGCCGGTCCCCGGCCAGCACCGTCAGGTCGATCAGTCCGCCAAGGTCGACCAGACCGGCACCGCAGGAGGTTGGGGCGCATGA